A portion of the Stigmatella aurantiaca DW4/3-1 genome contains these proteins:
- the rpiB gene encoding ribose 5-phosphate isomerase B, translated as MRIALAADHAGFELKNWLLRALEGAGHTLVDKGTYSTEPVDYPDCAQAVGEALRGGDVDRAILICGSGVGASIAVNKMPGVRGGLCHDTYSAHQGVEHDDMNVLVLGARVIGLALAEELARAFLAARFSGEERHKRRLSKVHALEARFAPGAGPLTSPER; from the coding sequence ATGCGCATCGCCCTGGCCGCCGACCATGCGGGTTTCGAGCTGAAGAACTGGCTGCTGCGGGCCCTGGAGGGCGCTGGCCATACCCTCGTGGACAAGGGCACCTACAGCACCGAGCCCGTGGACTACCCGGACTGCGCCCAGGCCGTGGGCGAGGCCTTGCGCGGTGGCGACGTGGACCGCGCCATCCTCATCTGCGGCAGCGGCGTCGGCGCCTCCATTGCCGTCAACAAGATGCCCGGCGTGCGCGGCGGCTTGTGTCATGACACCTACTCCGCGCACCAGGGCGTCGAGCATGACGACATGAACGTGCTGGTGCTGGGCGCCCGGGTCATCGGCCTCGCCCTCGCGGAGGAACTGGCGCGAGCCTTCCTCGCCGCCCGCTTCTCCGGGGAAGAGCGCCACAAGCGCCGGCTCTCCAAGGTTCACGCCCTGGAGGCCCGCTTCGCCCCTGGCGCTGGGCCCCTCACTTCCCCGGAGCGGTGA